One Nonomuraea angiospora DNA segment encodes these proteins:
- the rplV gene encoding 50S ribosomal protein L22 — MEARAQARFVRVTPQKARRVVDLIRGLPASEAQAVLQFAPQSASEPIYKVLSSAMANAEHNFDLDPQTLVVSRAWVDEGPTLKRFRPRAQGRAYRINKRTSHITVIVESREPKGRTR, encoded by the coding sequence ATGGAAGCCAGGGCTCAGGCGCGGTTCGTCCGTGTCACGCCCCAGAAGGCCCGCCGCGTGGTGGACCTCATTCGCGGGCTGCCCGCTTCGGAGGCGCAGGCCGTGCTGCAGTTCGCTCCCCAATCGGCGAGCGAGCCGATCTACAAGGTGCTCAGCAGCGCCATGGCGAACGCTGAGCACAACTTCGACCTCGACCCGCAGACGCTCGTCGTCAGCCGGGCGTGGGTCGACGAGGGCCCGACGCTGAAGCGGTTCCGCCCGCGTGCCCAGGGTCGTGCCTATCGGATCAACAAGCGGACGAGCCACATCACTGTGATCGTGGAGTCCCGCGAGCCGAAGGGAAGGACCCGATAG
- the rpsQ gene encoding 30S ribosomal protein S17, whose amino-acid sequence MAETETTETNEQRNFRKVREGLVVSDKMDKTVVVAVEDRVKHRLYGKVIRRTTKYKAHDEANACGVGDRVLLMETRPLSATKRWRVVEILEKAK is encoded by the coding sequence ATGGCTGAGACCGAGACCACTGAGACGAACGAGCAGCGGAACTTCCGCAAGGTCCGTGAGGGCCTCGTGGTGAGCGACAAGATGGACAAGACCGTCGTCGTCGCCGTCGAGGACCGCGTCAAGCACCGTCTGTACGGCAAGGTCATCCGCCGTACGACCAAGTACAAGGCACACGACGAGGCCAACGCCTGCGGCGTCGGCGACCGCGTGCTGCTCATGGAGACCCGCCCCCTCTCCGCCACCAAGCGGTGGAGGGTCGTGGAGATCCTCGAGAAGGCGAAGTAA
- the rpsS gene encoding 30S ribosomal protein S19 yields the protein MPRSLKKGPFVDGHLQKKVDVQNEKGTKNVIKTWSRRSMIVPDMLGHTIAVHDGRKHVPVFVTESMIGHKLGEFAPTRTFRSHVKEDRRSRR from the coding sequence ATGCCACGTAGCCTTAAGAAGGGTCCCTTCGTGGACGGTCACCTTCAGAAGAAGGTCGACGTCCAGAACGAGAAGGGCACCAAGAACGTCATCAAGACGTGGTCGCGGCGCTCCATGATCGTTCCCGACATGCTCGGGCACACGATCGCCGTGCACGACGGCCGCAAGCACGTCCCGGTTTTCGTCACCGAGTCGATGATCGGTCACAAGCTGGGAGAGTTCGCCCCCACGCGGACCTTCCGCAGCCACGTCAAGGAAGACCGCCGCAGCCGGCGGTAA
- the rpsH gene encoding 30S ribosomal protein S8: MTMTDPIADMLTRLRNANSAYHDSVTMPYSKIKAHIAEILQQEGYIQAWTVEDAKVGKNLVVELKFGPTRERSLAGLRRVSKPGLRVYAKKDNLPRVLGGLGVAIISTSAGLMTDKQAGKRGVGGEVLAYVW, from the coding sequence ATGACGATGACCGACCCGATCGCAGACATGCTCACACGTCTGCGTAACGCGAATTCGGCGTACCACGACAGCGTGACGATGCCGTACTCGAAGATCAAGGCGCACATCGCCGAGATCCTCCAGCAGGAGGGTTACATCCAGGCTTGGACCGTCGAAGACGCCAAGGTTGGCAAGAACCTCGTGGTGGAGCTCAAGTTCGGGCCTACCCGTGAGCGGTCGCTCGCGGGCCTGCGCCGGGTTTCCAAGCCCGGTCTGCGGGTTTATGCAAAGAAGGACAACCTGCCTCGAGTCCTGGGCGGACTGGGCGTCGCGATCATCTCGACGTCCGCCGGTCTCATGACCGACAAGCAGGCCGGCAAGCGTGGCGTGGGCGGGGAAGTCCTCGCCTACGTCTGGTAG
- the rpsC gene encoding 30S ribosomal protein S3: MGQKVNPHGFRLGITTDFKSRWYADKLYKSYVAEDVAIRRMLQKGMERAGISKVEIERTTDRVQVDIHTARPGIVIGRRGAEADRIRGDLEKLTKKQVQLNILEVKNPEIDAQLVAQGVAEQLSSRVSFRRAMRKAMQSAMKSGAKGIRVQCSGRLGGAEMSRSEFYREGRVPLHTLRADIDYGFYEARTTFGRIGVKVWIYKGEAPTSRAEREAAAAGARAGQRRERDDRRGGGGDRPRRGGGDRPRRGGGRGDRAPRTEAASQAAPETGPAAQPGAEGS, encoded by the coding sequence GTGGGCCAGAAGGTTAACCCGCACGGGTTCCGCCTCGGCATCACGACCGACTTCAAGAGCCGGTGGTACGCCGACAAGCTGTACAAGTCGTACGTCGCCGAGGACGTGGCGATCCGCCGCATGCTGCAGAAGGGCATGGAGCGGGCCGGCATCTCCAAGGTCGAGATCGAGCGCACGACGGACCGCGTGCAGGTGGACATCCACACCGCGCGTCCCGGCATCGTGATCGGCCGCCGCGGCGCCGAGGCGGACCGTATCCGTGGCGACCTGGAGAAGCTGACCAAGAAGCAGGTCCAGCTCAACATCCTCGAGGTCAAGAACCCGGAGATCGACGCGCAGCTCGTCGCGCAGGGCGTCGCCGAGCAGCTGTCCAGCCGTGTCTCGTTCCGCCGCGCCATGCGCAAGGCGATGCAGTCGGCCATGAAGTCCGGCGCCAAGGGCATCCGTGTCCAGTGCTCCGGTCGTCTGGGCGGCGCCGAGATGTCCCGGTCGGAGTTCTACCGTGAGGGCCGCGTGCCGCTGCACACCCTCCGCGCGGACATCGACTACGGCTTCTACGAGGCCCGCACCACCTTCGGCCGCATCGGCGTGAAGGTCTGGATCTACAAGGGCGAGGCTCCGACCAGCCGCGCCGAGCGCGAGGCGGCCGCCGCCGGCGCTCGTGCCGGCCAGCGTCGCGAGCGTGACGACCGTCGTGGTGGCGGCGGCGACCGTCCGCGTCGTGGTGGCGGCGACCGCCCCCGTCGTGGCGGCGGCCGTGGCGACCGCGCCCCCCGCACCGAGGCGGCCTCGCAGGCTGCCCCCGAGACCGGCCCGGCTGCGCAGCCGGGTGCTGAAGGGAGCTGA
- the rpmC gene encoding 50S ribosomal protein L29 — MAKGLTAGELRLEDEDTLVQKLKEAKEELFNLRFQAATGQLESHGRLRAVRREIARIYTVMRERELGIVTVEKETSDG, encoded by the coding sequence ATGGCTAAGGGCCTGACCGCCGGCGAGCTGCGGCTCGAGGACGAGGACACCCTCGTCCAGAAGCTGAAGGAGGCCAAGGAGGAGCTGTTCAACCTCCGCTTCCAGGCGGCGACCGGTCAGTTGGAGAGCCACGGGCGGCTGCGCGCCGTCCGCCGCGAGATCGCCCGTATCTACACCGTGATGCGCGAGCGCGAGCTGGGCATCGTCACGGTCGAGAAGGAGACGAGCGATGGCTGA
- the rplX gene encoding 50S ribosomal protein L24: MHVKKGDLVQVIAGKDKGAKGHVIATLPHEDRVVVEGVNMIKKHSKETHQGPRGAKTGGVQTMEGPIHVSNVKKLKDEKPAEKKADEKKADETGEDS, translated from the coding sequence CTGCATGTGAAGAAGGGTGACCTGGTCCAGGTCATCGCCGGCAAGGACAAGGGTGCCAAGGGTCACGTCATCGCCACGCTCCCGCACGAGGACCGTGTGGTGGTCGAGGGCGTCAACATGATCAAGAAGCACTCCAAGGAGACCCACCAGGGTCCGCGCGGCGCCAAGACCGGCGGCGTGCAGACCATGGAGGGCCCCATCCACGTCTCGAACGTGAAGAAGCTCAAGGACGAGAAGCCCGCCGAGAAGAAGGCCGACGAGAAGAAGGCCGACGAGACGGGTGAGGACAGCTGA
- the rplE gene encoding 50S ribosomal protein L5 has product MTATTTETERPTPRLKTKYREEIAAQLREQFGIENVMQIPALTKIKVNMGVGEAARDSKLIEGAVRDLTAITGQKPAVVRARKSIAQFKLREGMPIGAHVTLRGDRMWEFLDRLLALALPRIRDFRGLSPKQFDGNGNYTFGLTEQVMFHEVDQDKVDRPRGMDITIVTTAKNDDQGRALLKLLGFPFKEA; this is encoded by the coding sequence ATGACTGCGACGACCACTGAGACCGAGCGTCCGACGCCGCGACTCAAGACGAAGTACCGCGAGGAGATCGCGGCCCAGCTTCGCGAGCAGTTCGGCATCGAGAACGTCATGCAGATCCCGGCGCTGACCAAGATCAAGGTCAACATGGGCGTCGGCGAGGCGGCTCGCGACTCGAAGCTCATCGAGGGTGCCGTCCGCGACCTCACCGCGATCACCGGCCAGAAGCCGGCCGTCGTCCGGGCGCGCAAGTCCATCGCGCAGTTCAAGCTGCGCGAGGGCATGCCGATCGGCGCTCACGTCACGCTGCGCGGCGACCGCATGTGGGAGTTCCTCGACCGGCTGCTGGCGCTGGCCCTGCCCCGTATCCGGGACTTCCGCGGCCTTTCGCCCAAGCAGTTCGACGGCAACGGCAACTACACGTTCGGTCTGACCGAGCAGGTCATGTTCCACGAGGTCGACCAGGACAAGGTCGACCGGCCGCGGGGCATGGACATCACGATCGTGACCACGGCGAAGAACGACGACCAGGGCCGGGCGCTGCTGAAGCTCCTCGGCTTCCCGTTCAAGGAGGCCTGA
- the rplN gene encoding 50S ribosomal protein L14 produces the protein MIQQESRLKVADNTGAKEILCIRVLGGSGRRYAGIGDIIVATVKDALPGSTGVKKGDVVKAVIVRTVKERRRPDGSYIRFDENAAVIIKDSGDPRGTRIFGPVGRELRDKKFMRIISLAPEVL, from the coding sequence GTGATCCAGCAGGAGTCGCGGCTCAAGGTCGCCGACAACACGGGCGCGAAGGAGATCCTTTGCATCCGCGTTCTCGGTGGCTCGGGCCGACGCTACGCCGGTATCGGCGACATCATCGTCGCCACTGTCAAGGACGCGCTGCCGGGCAGCACGGGCGTCAAGAAGGGCGACGTGGTCAAGGCCGTCATCGTCCGCACGGTCAAGGAGCGCCGCCGGCCCGACGGCTCCTACATCCGCTTCGACGAGAACGCCGCCGTCATCATCAAGGACAGCGGTGACCCTCGTGGCACTCGTATCTTCGGCCCGGTCGGCCGCGAGCTGCGCGACAAGAAGTTCATGCGCATCATCTCGCTCGCCCCGGAGGTGCTGTAA
- the rplF gene encoding 50S ribosomal protein L6 gives MSRIGRLPIPVPSGVDITIAGQDVQVKGPKGTLSHKVAEPITVARDDDGAIAVSRPNDENKVRALHGLSRTLIANMVQGVTQGYSKSLEIVGVGYRVQAKGPTQLEFSLGFSHPVIVDAPEGVTFRVEKPTLFHVDGIDKQKVGEVAANIRKLRKPDPYKGKGVRYQGEQIRRKVGKAGK, from the coding sequence ATGTCGAGAATCGGACGGCTGCCCATCCCTGTGCCCAGCGGCGTAGACATCACGATCGCCGGCCAGGATGTCCAGGTCAAGGGCCCGAAGGGCACGCTCAGTCACAAGGTCGCCGAGCCCATCACGGTCGCTCGCGACGACGACGGCGCCATCGCCGTCTCCCGGCCCAACGACGAGAACAAGGTCCGTGCGCTGCACGGCCTGTCCCGGACGCTGATCGCCAACATGGTGCAGGGCGTCACCCAGGGTTACTCCAAGTCCCTGGAGATCGTCGGCGTCGGTTACCGCGTCCAGGCCAAGGGCCCGACGCAGCTGGAGTTCTCGCTGGGCTTCAGTCACCCGGTCATCGTGGACGCCCCCGAGGGCGTCACCTTCCGCGTCGAGAAGCCGACCCTGTTCCACGTGGACGGCATCGACAAGCAGAAGGTCGGCGAGGTCGCGGCCAACATCCGCAAGTTGCGCAAGCCTGACCCGTACAAGGGCAAGG
- the rplP gene encoding 50S ribosomal protein L16, producing MLIPRRVKHRKQHRPDRSGAAKGGTRVTFGEFGIQAVEHSYVTNRQIESARIAMTRHIRRGGKVWINIYPDRPLTKKPAETRMGSGKGSPEWWIANVKPGRVMFELSGVAEPIAREALQRAIHKLPMKCKIVKREVGEA from the coding sequence ATGCTGATCCCGCGCAGGGTCAAGCACCGCAAGCAGCACCGGCCTGACCGCAGCGGAGCCGCCAAGGGCGGCACCAGGGTCACGTTCGGCGAGTTCGGCATCCAGGCGGTTGAGCACTCCTACGTGACCAACCGTCAGATCGAGTCCGCTCGTATCGCCATGACCCGTCACATCCGCCGTGGCGGCAAGGTGTGGATCAACATCTACCCCGACCGTCCGCTCACCAAGAAGCCTGCCGAGACCCGCATGGGTTCCGGTAAGGGTTCGCCGGAGTGGTGGATCGCCAACGTCAAGCCCGGACGCGTGATGTTCGAGCTGTCCGGCGTGGCGGAGCCGATCGCCCGCGAAGCGCTTCAGCGCGCGATCCACAAGCTCCCGATGAAGTGCAAGATCGTTAAGCGTGAAGTGGGTGAGGCGTGA
- a CDS encoding type Z 30S ribosomal protein S14: MAKKSLIAKAGRKQKFEVRAYTRCSRCGRPRAVYRKFGLCRVCFREMAHRGELPGITKSSW; encoded by the coding sequence ATGGCGAAGAAGTCGCTGATCGCCAAGGCGGGGCGCAAGCAGAAGTTCGAGGTCCGGGCGTACACCCGTTGCTCGCGTTGTGGCCGGCCGCGCGCCGTCTACCGCAAGTTCGGGCTCTGCCGCGTGTGCTTCCGCGAGATGGCGCACCGGGGCGAGCTGCCCGGCATCACCAAGTCGAGCTGGTAG